The following coding sequences are from one Pseudonocardia sp. HH130630-07 window:
- a CDS encoding metallophosphoesterase family protein, producing the protein MHAADLHLDSPLRGLARLGDSELAATLRGATRRACENLVDAVIDHRADALLLAGDVYDGDWKDYATGAFFVRQLSRLHDEGVPVFLINGNHDAESEITRSLRLPPNTHRLSVEEPESVVLDDLGLAVHGQGFARRAVLENLVPAYPDRVPGLVNAGMLHTSVQGDDRHDTYAPCRPEDLSGCGYEYFALGHVHEQRVVCDGPHRAAFSGNLQGRHPQERGPKGALLVDVEPGRPATTTPLVLDVARWELVEVDIGGMGDADEVFDAVTAAVRERCVQAAPRTVVAQVTLSGAGPAAGGLTDTERVRTELELAAESAGAVLEKVRNRTRPPAEALTVDPELTAAVSAAAAELAGDPERIRELAAPLEREVGRRLREAGLLDLRDGDRLATLARRAEQELLSRMAGEAS; encoded by the coding sequence GTGCACGCCGCCGACCTGCACCTGGACAGCCCGCTGCGCGGGCTGGCCCGGCTCGGCGACTCCGAGCTCGCCGCGACCCTGCGGGGCGCGACCCGGCGGGCCTGCGAGAACCTGGTCGACGCCGTGATCGACCACCGTGCGGACGCGCTGCTGCTCGCCGGCGACGTCTACGACGGGGACTGGAAGGACTACGCGACCGGCGCGTTCTTCGTCCGGCAGCTGTCCCGGCTGCACGACGAGGGCGTCCCGGTCTTCCTGATCAACGGCAACCACGACGCGGAGTCCGAGATCACCCGGTCGCTGCGGCTGCCGCCGAACACCCACCGGCTCTCGGTCGAGGAGCCGGAGTCGGTCGTCCTCGACGATCTCGGGCTCGCCGTGCACGGGCAGGGGTTCGCCCGCCGCGCCGTGCTGGAGAACCTGGTGCCCGCCTACCCCGACCGGGTTCCGGGCCTGGTGAACGCCGGGATGCTGCACACCTCGGTGCAGGGCGACGACCGGCACGACACCTACGCCCCGTGCCGCCCCGAGGACCTGTCCGGCTGCGGCTACGAGTACTTCGCGCTCGGGCACGTGCACGAGCAGCGGGTGGTGTGCGACGGCCCGCACCGGGCGGCGTTCTCCGGCAACCTGCAGGGCAGGCACCCGCAGGAACGCGGTCCCAAGGGCGCCCTGCTCGTCGACGTCGAACCGGGCCGCCCGGCGACGACGACGCCCCTGGTCCTCGACGTCGCCCGGTGGGAGCTGGTCGAGGTCGACATCGGCGGGATGGGCGACGCGGACGAGGTGTTCGACGCGGTCACCGCCGCGGTCCGGGAGCGCTGCGTGCAGGCGGCGCCGCGCACCGTCGTCGCGCAGGTGACGCTGAGCGGCGCCGGCCCCGCCGCCGGCGGGCTGACCGACACCGAGCGGGTCCGCACCGAGCTGGAGCTGGCCGCCGAGTCCGCCGGTGCGGTGCTGGAGAAGGTCCGCAACCGCACCCGGCCCCCGGCCGAGGCGCTCACCGTCGATCCCGAGCTGACCGCCGCGGTCAGTGCCGCGGCCGCCGAGCTGGCCGGTGACCCGGAGCGGATCCGGGAGCTCGCCGCGCCGCTGGAGCGGGAGGTGGGCCGCCGCCTGCGCGAGGCGGGCCTGCTCGACCTGCGCGACGGCGACCGCCTCGCGACACTCGCCCGCCGGGCGGAGCAGGAGCTGCTGTCCCGGATGGCGGGCGAGGCGTCGTGA
- the nhaA gene encoding Na+/H+ antiporter NhaA has product MSTSPKSPRRLLPRGTWPEARRVADVLRAETVGGGLLVGAAVVALLFANSPWRGAYTGLAGFTLGPAALHLDLSLATWAADGLLAIFFFVVGLELKREFLAGDLRDPRRALLPVAAAVGGMIAPALIYVAINAGDPDALAGWAIPTATDIAFAVAVLAVIGSSLPSALRMFLLTLAVVDDLLAITIIAIFYTDELSFGPLLLSLLPLGLFALAVHRGVRAWWLLLPLAAVAWALVHASGVHATVAGVLLGFAVPVLGRHGVLNERFEHTWRPISAGFAVPVFAFFAAGVSVVDGGGLGAALRDPVTLGIVAGLVLGKTIGVLGATWLVQRFTRAELSEDLGWWDLLGLAQLAGIGFTVSLLVGELAFGTGTPQDDHVKIGVLGGSLLAAVLATVLLRIRNGHHRRLAAAETRDDDGDGVPDVYQREERDPGGSR; this is encoded by the coding sequence GTGAGCACCTCACCGAAGTCCCCCCGCCGCCTGCTGCCCCGCGGTACCTGGCCGGAGGCCCGCCGGGTCGCCGACGTGCTCCGGGCCGAGACGGTCGGGGGCGGCCTGCTCGTCGGCGCCGCCGTCGTCGCGCTGCTGTTCGCCAACTCGCCGTGGCGCGGCGCCTACACCGGCCTGGCCGGGTTCACCCTGGGGCCGGCGGCGCTGCACCTCGACCTGTCGCTGGCGACCTGGGCCGCGGACGGGCTGCTGGCGATCTTCTTCTTCGTCGTCGGCCTGGAGCTCAAACGGGAGTTCCTCGCCGGTGACCTGCGGGATCCGCGACGGGCTCTGCTGCCGGTCGCGGCCGCGGTGGGCGGGATGATCGCTCCGGCACTGATCTACGTCGCGATCAACGCCGGCGATCCCGACGCGCTCGCGGGGTGGGCGATCCCGACGGCCACCGACATCGCGTTCGCGGTGGCCGTGCTCGCCGTCATCGGATCCAGCCTGCCGTCGGCGCTGCGGATGTTCCTGCTGACCCTGGCCGTCGTCGACGACCTCCTGGCCATCACGATCATCGCGATCTTCTACACCGACGAGCTCTCCTTCGGGCCGCTGCTGCTCTCGCTGCTCCCGCTCGGCCTGTTCGCACTGGCCGTGCACCGCGGGGTGCGGGCCTGGTGGCTGCTGCTGCCGCTCGCGGCGGTGGCCTGGGCACTGGTGCACGCCTCCGGGGTGCACGCGACGGTGGCGGGCGTGCTGCTCGGGTTCGCCGTCCCGGTGCTCGGGCGGCACGGCGTCCTCAACGAGCGGTTCGAGCACACCTGGCGGCCGATCTCGGCCGGGTTCGCGGTCCCGGTCTTCGCGTTCTTCGCGGCCGGGGTGTCGGTCGTCGACGGCGGCGGCCTCGGGGCTGCGCTGCGCGACCCGGTCACGCTGGGCATCGTCGCGGGCCTCGTGCTGGGCAAGACGATCGGGGTGCTGGGCGCCACCTGGCTGGTCCAGCGGTTCACCCGGGCCGAGCTGTCGGAGGACCTCGGCTGGTGGGACCTGCTCGGCCTGGCCCAGCTCGCCGGGATCGGGTTCACGGTGTCGTTGCTGGTCGGCGAGCTGGCGTTCGGCACGGGCACGCCGCAGGACGACCACGTGAAGATCGGGGTGCTCGGCGGATCGCTGCTCGCGGCCGTGCTCGCCACCGTGCTGCTGCGCATCCGCAACGGGCACCACCGGCGGCTCGCCGCCGCCGAGACCCGCGACGACGACGGGGACGGCGTCCCGGACGTCTACCAGCGCGAGGAGCGGGATCCCGGCGGGAGCCGCTGA
- the eda gene encoding bifunctional 4-hydroxy-2-oxoglutarate aldolase/2-dehydro-3-deoxy-phosphogluconate aldolase: MSEKLLDLAPVVPVVVLEDAAAAVPLARALVDGGLPVIEVTLRTPAAAEAVRRIAAEVPDAVVGTGTVRTPADVALSVRAGARFLVSPGATPRLLDAMEDSGLDLLPGTSSISEMLAVAERGHTAMKFFPAEAAGGRPFLKSVAGPLPDLRFCPTGGITVATAPDYLALPNVGCVGGSWLTPADAVAAGDFGRIRELAAAAAALA; the protein is encoded by the coding sequence GTGAGCGAGAAGCTGCTGGACCTGGCCCCGGTCGTCCCCGTCGTCGTCCTGGAGGACGCGGCGGCGGCCGTCCCGCTGGCCAGGGCACTGGTCGACGGCGGCCTGCCGGTCATCGAGGTGACCCTGCGGACGCCGGCCGCGGCCGAGGCCGTCCGCCGGATCGCCGCCGAGGTGCCCGACGCCGTGGTCGGCACCGGCACCGTGCGCACCCCGGCCGACGTGGCCCTGTCGGTACGGGCCGGCGCCCGGTTCCTGGTCAGCCCGGGCGCGACGCCGCGGCTGCTCGACGCGATGGAGGACTCCGGGCTGGACCTGCTGCCCGGCACGTCGTCGATCTCGGAGATGCTCGCCGTGGCCGAGCGCGGGCACACGGCGATGAAGTTCTTCCCCGCCGAGGCCGCCGGGGGAAGGCCGTTCCTCAAGTCGGTGGCGGGCCCGCTGCCGGACCTGCGGTTCTGCCCGACCGGCGGGATCACCGTGGCCACCGCACCGGACTACCTGGCCCTGCCGAACGTCGGCTGCGTGGGGGGCTCGTGGCTCACCCCGGCCGACGCCGTCGCGGCCGGGGACTTCGGCCGGATCCGGGAGCTGGCCGCCGCGGCCGCCGCGCTCGCCTGA